The Mycolicibacterium boenickei genome has a segment encoding these proteins:
- a CDS encoding ArsR/SmtB family transcription factor has product MPSREVLDNAGELLRALAAPLRIAIVLQLQQSQRCVHELVDALAVPQPLVSQHLRILKQAGVVASERAGREVLYHLVDHHLAHIVADAVAHASEEPR; this is encoded by the coding sequence ATGCCGTCGCGCGAGGTCCTCGACAACGCGGGCGAGCTGCTGCGCGCACTGGCTGCCCCGCTGCGGATCGCCATCGTCCTACAGCTGCAGCAGTCCCAGCGCTGCGTCCATGAATTGGTCGACGCGCTGGCCGTGCCGCAGCCGCTGGTGAGCCAGCATCTGCGGATTCTCAAGCAGGCCGGGGTGGTCGCCAGCGAGCGTGCCGGACGTGAGGTGCTCTACCACCTGGTCGACCATCACCTGGCCCACATCGTCGCCGACGCCGTCGCCCACGCCAGTGAGGAACCGCGGTGA